In Candidatus Kerfeldbacteria bacterium, a single genomic region encodes these proteins:
- the holA gene encoding DNA polymerase III subunit delta → MIFLLHGPDTYRLRQRLSFYREGFKKKYDPAGYHVTSLLGESLTLEKFREAVGQGGLLAAKRFIVIEQLLSIKKTTVVEAIASYLSESKHDDNVLIFVEEETADAPRPKGRTKANPLRAFLDEHATAESFSLLTGTQLISWIQQEVKRRGGSIAPAAAADLATRLGGDLWAVSAEIEKLINFTAGKSITETHVAEMVHSGFDENIFHLTDALAARDGKLATRLLHDQFAAGAAPLYLLTMLIRQMRILLQVHSLAQSEPHPATIAHRLGIHPFVAQKAVRDVRKFQMEELVDVYRQLLDTDIALKTTSRDPRVLLDMVIARLCSVKN, encoded by the coding sequence ATGATATTCCTCCTGCATGGACCGGACACCTATCGATTGCGCCAGCGACTCTCTTTTTATCGTGAGGGGTTTAAGAAAAAATATGATCCAGCTGGCTATCATGTCACGTCGCTCTTAGGCGAATCATTAACCCTGGAAAAATTCCGCGAGGCAGTTGGCCAGGGGGGCTTGTTGGCAGCCAAGCGATTTATCGTGATCGAACAGTTGCTCTCAATCAAGAAAACCACGGTGGTTGAGGCCATTGCGAGCTATTTGTCTGAGTCAAAACATGACGACAACGTACTGATTTTTGTGGAAGAAGAGACTGCCGACGCGCCGCGCCCTAAAGGCCGTACGAAAGCTAATCCGTTGCGCGCTTTTCTGGATGAACATGCCACGGCAGAATCATTTTCGTTGTTAACGGGCACCCAGCTGATCAGTTGGATACAACAGGAAGTAAAGCGTCGCGGGGGTAGTATAGCCCCTGCCGCCGCTGCGGATCTCGCTACTCGATTGGGGGGCGATTTATGGGCCGTCTCGGCGGAAATTGAGAAACTGATTAATTTTACAGCGGGTAAATCAATTACCGAAACGCACGTGGCGGAAATGGTGCACAGCGGTTTTGATGAAAATATTTTCCACTTGACCGATGCTTTAGCTGCGCGTGACGGTAAGCTGGCAACTCGATTATTGCACGATCAGTTTGCGGCCGGCGCCGCACCTTTGTATCTCCTGACGATGCTGATTCGCCAGATGCGCATTTTACTCCAGGTTCATTCGCTGGCCCAAAGCGAGCCGCATCCAGCCACCATCGCTCATCGTTTGGGTATTCATCCGTTTGTCGCCCAAAAGGCAGTCCGGGATGTGCGGAAGTTCCAGATGGAGGAGTTAGTGGATGTGTACCGTCAGTTGCTCGATACGGATATTGCGCTCAAAACCACCTCGCGTGATCCGCGGGTGCTCTTGGACATGGTGATTGCGCGTCTGTGTAGCGTGAAAAACTAG
- the polA gene encoding DNA polymerase I gives MARHASHQTSLIIDANALLHRSFHALPPTLTTADGQMVNAVYGFTTVLLKVLKEFKPTHIAVAFDKAKKTFRHEQFTEYKAGRAETPDEFYSQIPIVKEMLAVFGIPVFELDGYEADDVIGTIVTLNTKEGIRNIIVTGDKDAFQLIDDNTSVYTMRKGMSDTVLFDTDAFKEKYGLAPKQMIDFKAIAGDPSDNIPGVRGIGEKGATELLKAFPTLEAIYEAVKQGEQSGIKPRYLKLLTEHEKDARMSKELATIVCDTPIKYQSDAAKLKTYDKQAAYALFKHLEFKSLVTRLPEFGETPAAVVAPAPQKKQKDVSVQPTAPVIKPHRETQAQYTLINTDADFADLLAQLEKQKCIAVDTESTSVDPFRATLLGISVCWKPGVAYYLNVKDHPQWIKKLKTVLEDESIKKVGHNIKYDLAMLWQVGINLQPIVFDSMVASYLLNPGSRGHSLDDLAYSIFGYEMQPITDLIGKGKGAITMDLVPLDHVSWYAAEDADYTWQLYEHFQTELKEKELDGLMKDMEVPLIPVLARLEQNGVQIDADFLEKLSRETGKKIEKLERGIYELAGVEFNINSPAQLKEVLFERLKISTEGIGKTKTGLSTAAAELEKLHDRHPLIPLIQEYRELAKLKSTYLDALPLLVNPKTGRIHTSFNQTVAATGRLSSSDPNFQNIPIRTEEGRRIREAFIASPGFSIVAADYSQIELRIVASIAGDEKMIASFRNGEDIHSRTAADVNQIPLEQVTKQQRYEAKEVNFGILYGMGAWGLAARQGMSRERARAFIEKYFMVHPEIQEYMATTIALAHEQGYVETLFGRRRYLPDINASMQQVRAAAERMAINMPIQGTAADLLKVAMIRIDAELPQLSPKAKMILQVHDELVFEVPTADVEKVGKFIAEKMNTAYTLNVPIVTEVEAGPNWGALTPLDV, from the coding sequence ATGGCACGCCATGCATCACACCAGACTAGTCTCATTATCGACGCCAATGCCTTGCTGCATCGGAGTTTTCACGCGCTCCCGCCGACCCTCACCACCGCGGATGGCCAGATGGTGAACGCCGTCTACGGGTTCACCACCGTTCTCTTGAAAGTGCTGAAAGAGTTCAAACCCACCCATATCGCAGTGGCATTTGATAAGGCGAAAAAAACGTTCCGCCATGAGCAATTTACCGAGTACAAGGCTGGCCGTGCGGAAACGCCCGACGAATTTTATTCCCAGATCCCGATTGTCAAAGAGATGTTGGCGGTTTTTGGCATTCCGGTTTTCGAATTGGATGGCTATGAGGCAGACGATGTGATTGGCACGATTGTCACCCTGAATACGAAGGAGGGCATCCGCAATATCATTGTGACCGGAGATAAGGACGCCTTCCAGCTGATTGATGACAACACCTCGGTGTACACCATGCGCAAAGGCATGTCTGATACGGTGCTGTTTGATACTGACGCATTTAAGGAGAAGTACGGGCTGGCGCCTAAACAGATGATTGATTTTAAGGCGATTGCCGGTGATCCATCAGATAATATTCCGGGAGTACGTGGTATTGGTGAAAAAGGAGCCACGGAATTACTGAAAGCATTTCCTACGCTGGAGGCAATCTATGAGGCGGTGAAGCAGGGTGAGCAATCCGGGATTAAGCCCCGCTATCTTAAGTTGCTGACTGAGCACGAAAAGGATGCGCGCATGAGTAAAGAATTGGCTACTATTGTTTGTGACACGCCGATCAAGTATCAGAGTGATGCGGCAAAACTTAAAACATACGACAAGCAAGCTGCCTACGCGTTATTCAAGCATTTGGAATTCAAAAGCCTGGTGACTCGATTACCTGAATTTGGCGAGACGCCCGCTGCGGTTGTTGCCCCTGCCCCACAAAAGAAACAGAAGGACGTTTCTGTTCAACCCACTGCGCCGGTTATCAAGCCGCATCGGGAAACACAGGCGCAGTACACGTTGATCAATACTGATGCGGACTTTGCGGATCTGCTGGCGCAATTAGAAAAGCAAAAATGCATTGCCGTGGACACCGAGTCAACCAGCGTTGATCCATTTCGTGCCACACTGCTTGGTATTAGTGTATGTTGGAAACCAGGAGTGGCATATTATCTGAACGTCAAAGACCACCCGCAATGGATAAAAAAATTGAAGACCGTGCTTGAAGACGAGAGCATCAAAAAAGTTGGCCATAACATAAAGTATGATTTGGCCATGCTCTGGCAGGTGGGTATCAATCTACAGCCGATCGTGTTTGATAGCATGGTTGCGTCGTATTTATTGAATCCCGGCTCGCGCGGACACAGCCTGGATGATTTGGCGTATAGCATTTTCGGATATGAAATGCAGCCCATTACCGATTTGATCGGTAAAGGCAAAGGAGCGATTACCATGGACCTGGTGCCGCTTGATCATGTGTCATGGTACGCCGCTGAAGATGCTGATTATACGTGGCAACTGTATGAACATTTCCAAACTGAGCTGAAGGAAAAAGAATTAGACGGATTGATGAAAGATATGGAGGTACCGCTGATACCGGTGTTGGCACGATTGGAGCAGAATGGTGTGCAGATTGATGCTGACTTTTTAGAAAAATTATCCCGCGAAACTGGTAAAAAAATTGAGAAATTAGAACGGGGGATTTACGAGTTGGCTGGCGTAGAATTTAACATCAATTCACCCGCCCAGCTGAAAGAAGTATTGTTTGAGCGATTGAAGATCAGCACTGAGGGCATTGGCAAGACAAAGACAGGTCTGTCCACGGCTGCCGCCGAGCTGGAGAAATTGCATGATCGGCATCCACTGATCCCGTTAATTCAGGAATATCGTGAGTTGGCCAAGCTCAAATCAACCTATTTAGATGCTTTGCCGCTTCTGGTAAATCCAAAAACAGGCCGAATTCACACCAGCTTCAATCAAACCGTGGCTGCGACGGGCCGGCTGTCATCCTCGGACCCGAATTTTCAAAATATTCCCATTCGTACTGAAGAAGGCCGTCGTATCCGTGAGGCATTCATTGCCAGCCCGGGGTTTTCCATCGTGGCGGCTGATTATTCTCAGATAGAGCTGCGCATCGTCGCCTCGATCGCGGGTGACGAAAAAATGATTGCGTCATTCCGCAATGGCGAGGATATTCATAGCCGTACCGCCGCCGACGTGAACCAAATTCCCCTGGAACAGGTGACCAAGCAACAGCGCTATGAAGCAAAAGAAGTAAACTTCGGCATTCTCTATGGCATGGGCGCCTGGGGATTAGCCGCACGCCAAGGCATGTCCCGCGAACGGGCTCGTGCTTTTATTGAAAAATATTTCATGGTGCATCCCGAAATTCAGGAGTATATGGCCACCACCATAGCCCTGGCGCATGAACAAGGATATGTCGAGACGTTATTTGGCCGCCGACGGTATTTACCTGATATCAATGCATCAATGCAACAGGTGCGAGCAGCGGCAGAGCGTATGGCTATCAATATGCCGATCCAGGGAACCGCCGCAGATTTATTGAAAGTCGCGATGATTCGTATTGACGCGGAATTGCCGCAGTTGAGCCCGAAAGCAAAAATGATTTTACAGGTACACGATGAATTGGTTTTTGAGGTGCCCACGGCTGATGTGGAAAAGGTTGGAAAATTTATTGCGGAAAAAATGAACACTGCCTACACACTGAACGTACCTATCGTCACCGAAGTCGAAGCCGGCCCGAATTGGGGGGCATTAACACCACTCGACGTATGA
- a CDS encoding adenylyltransferase/cytidyltransferase family protein, producing MKKVLVTGTFDLIHSGHRRLLHDARLKGDFLTVVIARDVTVRRVKGYAPYFTQAERVKNMRALRLADRIIPGGSGDKLSVIESERPDIICLGYDQFAFTDDLKKKLATRGLHPRITRARRFSAGGFRTGGLHAAGLVALHRLNPSIKIEPRYATARNFTGKQLYQNRIILGRSHVATMVKKAQAILQRQGYGLKIWDCYRPLSAQKILWRHLPDERYVGNPKKGPVHTRGTGVDCTLVDRNGRELPMPTHYDEFSDRAHRQHPAHPTPRERHALILEKAMIRAGFEALPTEWWHFSDPHWKKYPVLDIAI from the coding sequence ATGAAAAAAGTATTAGTCACCGGTACATTCGACTTGATCCATTCAGGTCATCGAAGACTACTCCACGACGCACGACTGAAGGGGGATTTTTTAACTGTAGTGATTGCTCGTGATGTAACCGTTCGCCGGGTCAAAGGCTATGCCCCCTACTTCACCCAAGCGGAACGTGTGAAAAACATGCGCGCCCTCCGCCTGGCCGACCGGATCATACCCGGCGGGAGTGGTGATAAATTGTCGGTTATCGAATCCGAGCGGCCTGATATCATCTGCCTCGGGTATGATCAATTTGCATTTACAGATGATCTAAAGAAAAAATTGGCAACACGAGGACTCCACCCACGGATAACCCGTGCTCGTAGATTTTCGGCTGGCGGATTCCGCACCGGTGGCCTGCATGCCGCTGGTTTAGTGGCACTGCACCGCCTCAATCCAAGTATCAAGATAGAACCACGCTATGCGACCGCCCGCAATTTTACTGGCAAGCAACTGTACCAAAACCGGATCATCCTGGGGCGATCCCACGTCGCCACCATGGTCAAAAAAGCGCAAGCAATACTGCAACGCCAAGGTTATGGTCTCAAAATCTGGGATTGCTACCGGCCACTCTCAGCACAAAAAATATTATGGCGCCATCTTCCGGATGAGCGGTACGTCGGAAATCCTAAAAAAGGACCGGTGCATACGCGCGGTACCGGCGTGGATTGTACGCTGGTGGACAGAAACGGGCGAGAACTCCCCATGCCGACGCACTATGACGAATTTTCGGATCGCGCACATCGCCAACACCCCGCGCATCCCACCCCCAGGGAGCGGCATGCACTGATTCTAGAAAAAGCCATGATCCGAGCTGGTTTTGAAGCGTTGCCCACGGAATGGTGGCATTTTTCTGACCCACATTGGAAAAAATACCCCGTACTTGATATCGCCATCTAA
- the rpsT gene encoding 30S ribosomal protein S20 gives MPIKHAAFKHLRQTKKRTAQNKSVKGRLRSAMKDARAAITAKDKAKAAELVKAAVKVLDKAAQNKVVPKNTASRYKSRLMTALNKI, from the coding sequence ATGCCTATTAAACACGCTGCTTTCAAGCATCTTCGCCAAACTAAGAAACGGACGGCTCAGAATAAATCGGTCAAAGGACGACTGCGTTCTGCCATGAAAGATGCGCGCGCTGCCATCACGGCCAAGGACAAGGCAAAAGCCGCCGAACTGGTGAAGGCCGCCGTCAAAGTATTGGATAAGGCCGCTCAGAATAAGGTGGTGCCAAAAAACACCGCCAGCCGATACAAATCCCGCTTGATGACGGCGCTGAACAAAATCTAG